The window CATGAGAAGTAGTACTATTTGCTACTTGCTCTAATTTTTCCTTATTCTTATCTACCCACTCTAGAAACTCTGCAACATCTCTTATACTATCTAATTTGAATATAGGTGCTCTCGTCATTCCATCATAAAATATCTTAACTCTGGTTCCTCCGCTTAGAGTTACTGCTTTCGCGCCTCTATTAACACTTGCAATTAATGCCCCCTCAGTGGTTGCTAATGGAACATAAAAATCGCCTTTTGTGTACTCACCATCTATTTTTAGTGGACCTATAATCCCTAATGGGACTTGAACTGCCCCTATTACATTTTCAGCATTTTTATTTCTTATTTCTGCATAATCTATAATTGTAGAACCTATAGATGGAAGTTTAGCTCCTGTCAGTTTCTCTATTGCTAATCTTCTTGCAACCATAGCCGCGTTAGCTTCAAGCAAATTATCTATTTCATGAAATTGTAGTTGACCTTTAACAACTTTGTCTACAATGTTATCAATTGTTTCCTGCATCCAATACCACTCTAAATTTAATACCATACTGTATTAAACCGTTATATGAATCATTCCTCATTCTCCTAAATACTGCTTCCACTCTTACACCTTCTTTAAGCTTAGAAGGTTCGGCATCAGTAATAGGTGCAACAATGTCCACACCTTCATCAAGTCTGACTAAACCTACTATCATCGGAGATTGTTTTTCAAATCCGTCTCTTGCTTGATATAATATAGTGTAATCAACTAAGGAACCAGTACCTTTGCTAAATATTTTTTCTACATCCAAAGAACCACAAACTTCACATATCTTCTGGTAAGGGAATTTTATATTCCCACATTTTTTACATTTACCTAGAGCTAATCTATATAAAGTATCTTTTAGTCTCCAGCTTGTTGAAGGACTAATTTTCATCCAAATCACCTACTTAGAACAGCTAAATAAGAAGTATTTCCCAGATCATCATTTGAAAGAATTATTCCTTTTTCAGCGTTTGCACTCTTACCCTTAAACTGATTTGTTAAATGAAGGAATACCTCCCCTAACTGATATATTGCAGTTCCACCACCGATATAGCCACGTGCCTTTAATCCACCACTAAGGTTAATGTCAAGAGAATCAACAACATCTAAACCTTTTCCTCTCTCTGCTAACTTGAGCTCTTCAATTTCTAATGCAGCCATAATACTATAAGAGTCGTGAATTTCGTATACAACATCCCTCTTTGGCAAATCCCCTAACTCGTTTCTAGCTTTAGCTACTGATGGTAATGAAGGGTCAGACAGATTCATAGCTCCTATATTTCCTACTATTCCATCAATCTTTACGGGAGAGTCAAAATATCTCTTTGCTACTTCATCTGCAGTTACTAGGACTACTGAGGCACCATCAGCTCTGGCACCTACATCAAATATTCTTAATGGATCTGAAACTATTTGAGAATTAACCACCGTGTTTTTGTCTACTTTAAATTTCAAATAAGCTAAAGGATTCTCTGATGCGTTTTGATGCATCTTTATAGGCCATTTAGTAAAATACTCATAATCTACGTTGTATTTCTTCATGTATTTCTTCATTAATAATGCACTATATGCATGAGGGGTTATTCCAACGTGGTACGTATAATCGTTATCTAGATTATATGAAAGATATTCATTTACATATTTGGACGGATAATCAGAGAATTTCTCTATTCCAATAAGTAACACTTTTTTTGCAACTCCTGATTTAATAAACGAGTAAGCGGTGAATATCGATGCACCGCCATTATCTCCGTTCTCAATTCTCATAACCTTTGTATTTTGAAGACCTAAACCAGATGATATCTTGTAAGATGAAAGAATATTTTTCCCTAATACATCTATATATCCACTGGATACTATTACAATATCTGGCTGGTCATACTCCTTAATCTTTGTAATTAGTTGTTTATAAGCCTCAGAAACAAGATCCTTTTCAGAAAGCTCATAATATCTATCTAGCTTAGTTAGTCCACAACCAACTATTGATACCACTATTCATACACCTTATATTTACCGGTCGTCTTTGCATATGTAGAATATGGAACAAGCACTTTTCTTTCAATATAATAATTAACCGTTGGTGCTAATTTTTGCTTTTCTAGAATCTTATCTGTAACTAATATGCTGAAAGCATCGCTGCCTGCACCACTACCGAAGGGTGCAACAAGAATCCTCTGACCTGGTTTGGCCATGTCAAGAACCTTAGCCAAACCCAATAAAGCTGAGGCATTATAGGGATTTCCTATATAGGGAGAAACTAAACCATCTTTAACTTTATCCATACTAATTTCTAACTTTCTAGCTACTTGAAGAGGAAACTTGCCGTTAGGTTGATGGAAAACGAAGTAATCAAAATCAGATATCTTGTAGCCATTTTCTCTGAACAACAAGTTAACAGCTGACAATATATGATCGAAATATGCTGGTTCTCCAGTAAATCCCTCGCCATGCACTGGATAAGGCATACCATCTCTTCTCCAGAAGTCTGGTGTATCTGAGGTATATGAAACAGCTGCCTCTATAACTGCTCCAGCCTCATTCTCTGGACCGACAATATATGATACAGATGCAGCAGCAGAACTTAACTCCAGTACATCACCAGGATTAGACTGTGCTGTGTCACTCCCTATCACCAAGCCATATTTTATTTTAGAAGCTTCAACCATACCGCCAACTAGTCTCAACGCAGCTGATGCTCCCCTACAGGCAAATTCCATATCTGCACCTAAAC is drawn from Sulfolobus acidocaldarius SUSAZ and contains these coding sequences:
- a CDS encoding DNA-binding protein, whose amino-acid sequence is MKISPSTSWRLKDTLYRLALGKCKKCGNIKFPYQKICEVCGSLDVEKIFSKGTGSLVDYTILYQARDGFEKQSPMIVGLVRLDEGVDIVAPITDAEPSKLKEGVRVEAVFRRMRNDSYNGLIQYGIKFRVVLDAGNN
- a CDS encoding acetyl-CoA synthetase, with product MVSIVGCGLTKLDRYYELSEKDLVSEAYKQLITKIKEYDQPDIVIVSSGYIDVLGKNILSSYKISSGLGLQNTKVMRIENGDNGGASIFTAYSFIKSGVAKKVLLIGIEKFSDYPSKYVNEYLSYNLDNDYTYHVGITPHAYSALLMKKYMKKYNVDYEYFTKWPIKMHQNASENPLAYLKFKVDKNTVVNSQIVSDPLRIFDVGARADGASVVLVTADEVAKRYFDSPVKIDGIVGNIGAMNLSDPSLPSVAKARNELGDLPKRDVVYEIHDSYSIMAALEIEELKLAERGKGLDVVDSLDINLSGGLKARGYIGGGTAIYQLGEVFLHLTNQFKGKSANAEKGIILSNDDLGNTSYLAVLSR